A window of Haliscomenobacter hydrossis DSM 1100 contains these coding sequences:
- a CDS encoding CotH kinase family protein has protein sequence MKFNLTLIFLAVLAPLVLTAQDIYDPKKLTEIKIYFKNPKWKQTLDSLKDEKQEERLLADMVLNGVKYTGVGVRYKGNSSYANARKSGQVKLPLNIKVNHTDRLKKLPGGYTALKLSNGFRDPSMVREVLAYEIARNYMPAPKANFAKVYVNDELLGIYTNTESVDGPFLDRFFGDHDGPTIKADPNWTVSKPPKCPDGDKCSLNYLGEDTLCYQYLYEFNSPEAAQALIKLTRTLQRSPNDVPELMDVDQALWLLAFNNVMLNIDSYIGAFSQNYYLYLDSLGGYHPLIWDLNLAFGGFRLMTGAKRLTNDEMKNLHLFVHYKESNEKRPLVTKLLANNLYRKMYLAHCRTLYKDYLENGLYLQRAKEWQAFVAPHLKQDKYKLYPDKAFAASMTESVDASGESIPGIQPLMDGRRDALKEVPYLFIEEAAISKVQHQKTANKAKITIQATGAQQVWVFWRKGSLGIFREQEAIKSAEGVYELELDAGVQYYVVAEGERSATVSPVKAGMELYKIQ, from the coding sequence ATGAAGTTCAATTTGACGCTGATTTTTCTGGCTGTTCTGGCACCTTTGGTACTGACTGCCCAAGACATTTATGATCCCAAAAAACTGACGGAGATCAAAATTTACTTCAAAAACCCCAAGTGGAAGCAAACCCTGGATTCCCTCAAGGATGAAAAACAGGAAGAGCGTTTGTTGGCTGACATGGTGCTCAATGGGGTGAAATACACCGGAGTAGGGGTGCGTTACAAGGGCAACAGTTCTTATGCGAATGCGCGCAAAAGTGGACAAGTCAAACTGCCGCTCAACATCAAAGTGAACCATACCGATCGACTGAAAAAATTGCCGGGGGGCTATACTGCCTTGAAATTGTCCAACGGATTTCGAGATCCCAGTATGGTGCGGGAGGTCTTGGCTTATGAAATTGCCCGCAATTACATGCCTGCGCCCAAAGCCAATTTTGCCAAGGTGTACGTCAATGACGAGTTGCTGGGGATTTACACCAATACCGAATCGGTTGATGGGCCGTTCTTAGATCGCTTTTTTGGTGATCACGATGGTCCGACGATCAAGGCAGATCCCAACTGGACGGTGTCAAAACCACCCAAATGCCCCGACGGAGACAAGTGTTCGCTCAATTATTTGGGCGAAGACACCTTGTGCTACCAGTATTTGTACGAATTCAATTCTCCGGAAGCTGCGCAAGCCCTCATCAAATTGACCCGCACGCTACAGCGTTCACCCAATGATGTGCCCGAACTGATGGATGTAGACCAGGCCTTGTGGCTGCTGGCGTTCAACAATGTGATGCTCAACATCGATAGTTACATCGGTGCTTTTTCCCAAAATTACTACCTCTACCTCGATTCATTGGGCGGCTATCATCCGCTGATCTGGGACTTGAATCTCGCCTTTGGCGGATTCCGTTTGATGACCGGCGCCAAAAGACTGACCAATGATGAGATGAAAAACCTGCACTTGTTCGTGCACTACAAAGAGTCGAATGAAAAGCGACCCCTGGTGACCAAACTGCTGGCCAATAACCTCTACCGCAAGATGTACCTGGCGCATTGCCGCACCCTTTACAAGGATTATCTGGAAAATGGACTGTACTTGCAACGGGCCAAAGAGTGGCAGGCATTTGTGGCCCCTCACCTCAAGCAGGACAAATACAAGTTGTACCCGGATAAAGCTTTTGCGGCTTCAATGACCGAATCGGTTGATGCGAGCGGGGAATCGATTCCGGGTATTCAACCCCTGATGGATGGCCGCCGGGATGCCTTGAAAGAAGTTCCTTATCTCTTCATTGAAGAAGCTGCCATCAGCAAAGTTCAACACCAAAAAACGGCAAATAAGGCCAAAATAACAATTCAAGCTACGGGTGCCCAGCAAGTATGGGTCTTTTGGCGGAAAGGCAGCTTGGGCATTTTTCGTGAGCAGGAGGCGATCAAAAGTGCGGAAGGGGTTTATGAACTGGAGTTGGATGCGGGCGTGCAGTACTACGTGGTGGCGGAAGGCGAACGCTCGGCTACGGTATCTCCGGTTAAAGCTGGGATGGAGCTGTATAAGATTCAGTGA
- a CDS encoding GTP cyclohydrolase: MVIKIAETTLHTKYGIYHEQLYYNGQKEIIALTMGDIAGAENVLCRIHSSCIHGHNFNSIECDCREQMEMSQQLIEKAGRGIIIWLDQEGKGNGHYALLKSIEYKRKGLSQADAYEAVGFNKDARDFTSAAEILTDIGVKSIRMLTDNPKKVETLARLGIEVVGTMPVQ; this comes from the coding sequence ATGGTCATCAAAATTGCCGAAACCACCCTACACACCAAATACGGCATCTACCACGAACAGCTCTACTACAACGGACAAAAGGAAATCATCGCTTTGACGATGGGCGATATCGCTGGAGCAGAAAACGTATTGTGCCGCATACACTCCTCCTGCATCCACGGGCATAACTTCAACAGCATCGAATGTGACTGCCGCGAACAAATGGAGATGTCCCAGCAACTCATCGAAAAAGCTGGCCGTGGCATCATTATTTGGCTGGATCAAGAAGGCAAAGGCAATGGCCATTATGCCTTGTTGAAAAGCATTGAATACAAACGAAAAGGATTGAGCCAGGCCGACGCCTATGAAGCGGTGGGTTTTAACAAAGATGCCCGGGATTTTACCAGCGCCGCCGAAATTTTGACCGATATCGGGGTCAAATCAATTCGTATGTTGACCGATAATCCGAAAAAAGTAGAAACGCTGGCCCGATTGGGCATCGAGGTGGTTGGAACAATGCCTGTACAGTAA
- a CDS encoding GNAT family N-acetyltransferase translates to MKIINSTHADIDTIFHLYDEAIAFQKKVFNKQWEGFEKDLIETEIRENRQWKIVIDDQVACIFATTLSDAILWKEKDQEPAVYIHRIVTNPAFRGAAFVKTIVEWGRRYCQDNRLDYIRLDTWGDNPRLIDYYVSCGFTYLKTIDLDNTEGLPKHYKGVLALLEILV, encoded by the coding sequence ATGAAAATCATCAACAGCACCCACGCTGATATCGATACCATCTTCCACCTCTACGACGAAGCCATTGCTTTTCAAAAAAAGGTCTTCAACAAACAATGGGAAGGTTTTGAAAAAGATTTGATTGAAACCGAAATCCGCGAAAACCGCCAATGGAAAATCGTCATTGATGACCAGGTGGCCTGCATTTTTGCTACGACCCTGAGCGATGCCATACTTTGGAAAGAAAAAGACCAGGAACCTGCAGTGTACATCCACCGAATCGTGACCAACCCTGCTTTTAGAGGCGCTGCTTTTGTAAAAACCATTGTAGAATGGGGCCGTCGGTATTGCCAAGACAATCGGCTGGACTATATTCGGCTAGACACCTGGGGCGACAACCCCCGTTTGATTGATTATTACGTGAGCTGCGGATTTACCTATCTCAAAACGATTGATCTGGACAATACGGAGGGATTGCCGAAGCATTATAAGGGAGTGTTGGCCTTGTTGGAGATTCTGGTTTAG
- a CDS encoding S10 family peptidase yields MKKQWLILALSCLTCIFVHAQTKPTPKEFVPPPAPKEEKMTSPSRTLNPDSFVETTREVTIKGQRVPYKATAGTIPVWDEEGKVLAGLFYTYYERTDVKDRAARPLVISFNGGPGSASVWMHIAYTGPRILQIDDEGYPIMPYGIKDNPYSILDVADIVHIDPVNTGFSRIVAKDVPPAKFFGVNADIKYLAEWLNTFVSRYNRWASPKYLIGESYGTTRVSGLALELQNAQWMYLNGVVLVSPTDLGIARDGAVDQALRLPFFAATAWYHKVLPPDLQKKDLTEMLPEVEEFTINELLPAMARGGFLEESKKKAIAAKYARYSGLSEEVILQANLDITVQFFWKELLRDKGFTVGRLDSRYLGLDRQDIGLAPDYSAELTSWLHSFTPPINIFLREELKYKTDLKYNMFGPVNPWDRTGDKTGENLRQAMAQNPYLHVLVQSGYYDGACDYFNAKYNLWQMDPSGKLKNRMSWKGYRSGHMMYLRKEDLESSNEHLREFIKLSLPKPGQAAKY; encoded by the coding sequence ATGAAAAAACAATGGCTAATTTTGGCACTGAGTTGCCTTACCTGCATTTTTGTACACGCCCAAACCAAACCAACACCGAAAGAATTCGTTCCTCCACCCGCGCCAAAGGAGGAAAAAATGACTTCGCCTTCCCGTACGCTCAACCCCGATTCCTTTGTGGAAACGACCCGCGAAGTGACCATCAAAGGCCAACGTGTGCCCTACAAAGCTACGGCAGGCACCATTCCAGTGTGGGATGAAGAAGGCAAAGTGCTGGCGGGTTTATTTTACACCTATTACGAGCGTACCGATGTCAAAGACCGCGCGGCCCGCCCCCTGGTGATCTCCTTCAATGGCGGGCCGGGTTCCGCTTCGGTGTGGATGCACATCGCCTACACGGGGCCGCGCATCCTGCAAATCGATGACGAGGGATATCCGATTATGCCTTATGGGATCAAGGACAACCCCTACTCTATTCTCGATGTGGCGGATATTGTGCACATCGATCCAGTGAATACGGGTTTTTCCAGAATTGTCGCCAAGGACGTTCCTCCGGCTAAGTTCTTCGGGGTCAATGCCGACATCAAGTACCTGGCCGAATGGCTCAATACCTTTGTAAGTCGGTACAATCGTTGGGCTTCGCCCAAATACCTCATTGGAGAGAGTTATGGCACGACGCGAGTATCGGGCCTGGCGCTGGAATTACAAAATGCCCAGTGGATGTACCTCAATGGCGTGGTACTGGTTTCCCCTACCGATTTGGGTATTGCCCGCGATGGCGCGGTAGATCAGGCTTTGCGTTTGCCATTTTTTGCGGCTACCGCCTGGTACCACAAAGTCCTTCCACCCGATTTGCAGAAAAAAGACCTGACCGAGATGCTGCCCGAAGTGGAAGAATTCACCATCAATGAATTGTTGCCCGCCATGGCCAGAGGAGGGTTTTTGGAAGAAAGTAAAAAGAAGGCCATTGCCGCAAAATACGCGCGGTACTCAGGCTTGTCTGAGGAGGTGATTTTGCAGGCCAATCTGGACATCACCGTGCAGTTTTTCTGGAAGGAATTGTTGCGGGATAAAGGCTTTACCGTGGGGCGTCTCGATTCGCGTTACCTTGGACTCGATCGGCAAGACATTGGCCTAGCGCCCGATTACAGCGCGGAGTTGACCTCCTGGCTGCATTCCTTTACGCCCCCGATCAATATTTTCTTGCGCGAGGAATTGAAGTACAAAACCGACCTGAAGTACAACATGTTTGGCCCGGTCAATCCCTGGGATCGCACTGGCGACAAAACCGGAGAAAACCTGCGCCAGGCCATGGCCCAAAACCCCTACCTGCACGTCTTGGTACAATCGGGCTACTACGATGGCGCTTGTGATTACTTCAATGCCAAGTACAACCTCTGGCAAATGGACCCGAGTGGCAAACTCAAAAACCGCATGAGCTGGAAAGGCTACCGCAGCGGGCACATGATGTACCTGCGCAAAGAGGACTTGGAAAGTAGCAACGAGCATTTGCGGGAGTTCATCAAGCTGTCTTTGCCGAAGCCAGGTCAGGCTGCCAAATATTAA
- a CDS encoding DUF6498-containing protein produces the protein MKTALSEQAWFNTPTMHPFWMGVISFLVALYGLFFLGWRLESVIWLLWFEVIFAVGASLIRAFFALQGQGFFSNLLFRIFITGAGAALGIAFIMLTVTFTINGIDTSSRSASADMEGFFPQMVVLFLNYLAGLILHFFVNGHYKTASPINELMATFVYLLILLALIMPITMHLLPKYPEWKDAKWIGLTVVLVKFIVDAGFSRAGKTTAQISSPG, from the coding sequence ATGAAAACAGCTTTGTCCGAACAAGCATGGTTCAATACGCCCACCATGCACCCTTTCTGGATGGGGGTAATCAGTTTTTTAGTCGCACTTTATGGGTTATTTTTTTTAGGGTGGCGGCTTGAATCAGTGATTTGGTTGTTGTGGTTCGAAGTGATTTTTGCGGTCGGGGCCAGCCTCATTCGCGCTTTTTTTGCATTGCAGGGCCAAGGTTTTTTTTCCAACCTGCTGTTTCGCATTTTCATTACTGGCGCGGGTGCCGCTCTGGGCATCGCCTTCATCATGTTGACGGTCACCTTTACAATCAATGGCATCGATACCTCAAGTCGTTCTGCTTCTGCAGACATGGAAGGTTTTTTCCCTCAAATGGTGGTGCTTTTTTTGAATTACCTGGCCGGGCTCATTCTGCATTTTTTTGTCAATGGCCACTACAAAACGGCGAGTCCCATCAATGAGCTGATGGCTACTTTTGTGTATTTGCTCATTCTTTTGGCGCTGATCATGCCCATTACCATGCACTTGTTGCCCAAGTACCCGGAATGGAAGGATGCAAAATGGATTGGACTGACGGTCGTTTTGGTCAAATTCATTGTGGATGCTGGTTTTAGCAGAGCAGGGAAAACCACTGCCCAAATTAGTAGTCCAGGCTAA